In Acipenser ruthenus chromosome 1, fAciRut3.2 maternal haplotype, whole genome shotgun sequence, the genomic stretch attggttaattctatatATAGGGTGAttcaaaacatttggccattgctgtacacATACTTCAATAGTATCACGCTAGTTTGCTGTTCCACTGCAGGGCAATATCTAACAATTGAAACAAGATCCTTTAAAACAGGATTGCTGACTAACTCTTTGACTACCCTAGGATAGCTTGTTAAATAGTTTCAATGTCTTGTACTGTAGAATGGGCATGTTAATATATTTGGGTGATCAGAGCTCAGGTGGACCACATTTCTGTGCATGCAAGAAGAGCTGTGTGTGACTCGTgcccagtggtgtagtggtaaaaaaaaaagtagcggagcggtcccaatgagaatcaattaaatagttaacgAGGTATTAACAGTTACGCCCACTTTCCATTTAACGCGATTTAATCggggtttttttaataataatataacacatattttacttaacaaatttctgtaaaatctcccctctctatagaaaattaaaagttgCACTTACCAATCACAGGTTGTTTTTAGTCAACTATAGGAACTGCCACAGAGCGTCAGGGGAGTCGCTGGAAATTGGAGCTGCCACCCGTGTACGGCTGTCATCTGCGGATCGATGATTGTGTCGCAACCAAGTGGTCACATAAGGGCTTGGATTCCACTGTCTCAAAGGGGGTCCATGAAGCTTGATAAACATTAAGGCTGAAGCATGTTTGATTAAAATTTTGGAACGCTGATCAGTTATAATTAAGTTCATTTGGCTGAATCCCCTTTCACATTCAGCAGTACTGCACGGGATCACACGTGTGCAGTTAATAAGTGGAGCTAAATCATCTGGAATTCTTCCGTTGTTCTCCTTAAAATCTCgaaatgcatttttgataatACGTTCATTTAGCTGAAAGCGCCGACACAATCTTTCAACTTCATTTTCGCCATAACCCTGGGGTAGTTCTGCAGGCCAGTGGTGTGGATCCAGGACCAAGAGCTCAGAAAGAAGACTTTCATATTTTTGGCAATTCACCTCGGAAGAAGCCTGAAAGAATAAGCTATTTGAAATTAATggtagcatttctaaaatgtattttcgaaaccttaactgtgtatatatatatatatatatatatatatatatatatatgcgttttgtagttttgagtaggattaaataaagtaaataataaaagtgagattttgcagaatacatatactgtgcgggagtgtttttctattcttatatTTACATTAGTCTATGCACCTGCGATGAGACTGACAGGAGTGCagatgtttataatttatttgtatatacttctcagttgcagttttatactacacatgaaactgaaattaacgcccccctctgctcgttaattgcaaacaattaggctagctattaaaattaaaaaaatctgtacaaggtttatgaacataccttctcatttgatgcagtggttgtaaaaagtcgttctttcatatgattggcgagtttggtaaggaattgtttatgatttatttttacatgtttgggattcgacgtcagcactgtagatttaaatgttCCTTCCATGGCAGCTATCTGCGCTTCAAGAGTCTTTGTACCTACATTCTCATTCATGGATTCAAAAATCCTTACTGTTCTACGTGCCATTTTATCTGCATAAACCAATGTAGTAGTCCGTTTctggagaatctctgacagcagtgAAAGTTCGTATAAGGCATCGTACATAACTCCGAGGTCAATGAGAAATTCTGGCGAGCACAGCCTTTTCAGTAGACCGCTGTATGTCGCTCTTTCAGCAGAAGTCCGCTTAGAGCTTACGGCAGCTTTAAAATGAGTCGACAGAACTTCAAAACTTTCCCACACAGCGGAGACAGTCCTGAACGAACTGGAAACCCATCTCACATCCAGTACACGACCAATTTTCCTCAAGACAGCATCCAGTTCCTTCGCACAATTTCGGAGTTCTTGCTGATTTAGTGCTGATCTACTGTAGACTGAGTATAGCTTGTCCATGAAAGAATGAAAATGGTTCATGCCAGTAGTCTCAGAAACACTATCGGCAACTGCAAGTTCGAGTCTGTGATTTAGACAGTGCCAGACAACAATGTTGGGGTACATGTCTGAAATTCGTTTTGCCACACCAGATTTTTTCCCAAGCATTACACTTGCACCGTCACTTGCAAATGCAACAAGATTCTTCTGTAAGTATGCATGGTCAAACCCGTGTTTTTGAAGACACTTAGTAAGCGCTAACACTATGGACTCAGCTGACTGATCAAAAAGTTCAACTAACTCCAAAAACATGAAGTGAGGGTCACGTGTCTTGTCTGTCTCGcatttgagatgcacaataagtgctggggaaccattcagagctgttgattcatcaattaacacagcaatttttccatcgatgtgtattattctctcacaggcctttttgaccatttcatcagaaacgtggttgataatttgagtggcgctgtatctggaatgaagaccagttcccacattaacaccatttatttcttgcagttccagtaaggcctgatgatcagaatagggtcgattttgttttgcaaggtagtaagcagtagaaaatattttacaggtagtttcgtgatctcgcctttttgcactgtcaacacatttcccaataatgtcctctgtgttctgctgtaacaatgcagtggccttgttatgagcgctggatttcttgtgttcagctatcttttttctcaaagatcgtagctgttgctctcgagtttttccattgtacccaacactgtaatttttccactcagaagacagagaaacaccctgacttttcaaaactgacagcgcagaaacacgtctacaaacacgacagcccagattaccatccgcacagtcaaggaaagtgtaaagttgtttcttttcttcccatACCTCAGAACTCCAGATGTTTGGCCATGGCTGTTTCTCCGCGcttttttcttcaactgctgtaggttctggttccactgtaggttctgcttctgccgtacaacaaacgatcttctgttttttactaCTATTGCCAAAATATTGTATCAAAGTCTCTTGACGAGTTCGTTTACTACCTCCGAGACCAGACATTTTTGATTTgcgagttgttttttattattattaataccgttactaatatcatcacctcagttacggccaaggaacgaaccgcctccttctctgattggttgtcagcaacatcactttcaaaattgatttgctaaaaaaaaaaaactggaatgacagcatattttaatggcataataatggaccaatcaaaagcagcaactgtgctgcttattgtggtgacatcgtttttcagattacttgatgttttagccgacagcttgtctttattaaacgtatagctagctgtctgtctgtcgcaaattcgcacagctggcacagagccgcaggcaatgcttactacaagtgtttagacaaaattcgaacacgaaaatattttaaatatatgtatttataaatgtgaacatttgcaattgaaaaacatGGATTGAAAAAGTGCCGGAGCGCCGCTCCGCCCcgctccggctccactacacccctGCTCGTGCCCCATTTGGGTAGAACGCATGTGACAGTGACCTGTGATCTAACCTTGTGGTTACACTAAACATTAGTATAATTAACGCttgtttcaagggctttccaACCAAATGTAATTAATTTTACTCAAGGAATTGAGCAACCACTCCTTGAGCAACCACTCCTTGGTCAACTTGAGATGGAGTGACCCATTAGTATAATGCTGGAACAATGCTCTTTTTGAGTGGAGATATCTTTTCCAGACTTGCATAGATGTatgtctgcagtgttgagataaAGAGGGAAGTAGTGGAAACATTACACTTACAGTATTAAAAAGCATCATTGAAAGATTATTGCTCTCTTAAATGGCTCAATGCTAGTTTCTGTTCAATTGTGCCTTTTGGGATATTGCATTGTGCTGCTTTCAACTGTTCCTTTTTCCTTCAGCTGATCTAATGCTGCACAATGAGAACTCCTCTCTGTCCAGTTCTCCTAATGCTTCAGCTTGGGGTGTAGTAGGTGAATGCTTCCTTGGACGCCAGCCAGATTCAGGCCACAAGAGCCCTCTCTCAGAGCATTCTAAATGCCCAGGTCTAAGCACTGCTGTTACTATGACAGCTGCTCCAGAAAGCATGGACATCCTGTCTTCCTTGTCTTGGTCTCAGTGTCAGTGGATATCATTTACAGATGAACTGATGTCATACAGACATTTCAATGCAAGCCCAAAGGAGCCCCAAAGACTGCAGTCTAAATCTAAAGCAAACTCTCcgtcttcctcctcttcctcctcctcctcttcctccgcTGTTAAATGCATTTCTAATCACCTGAGTGAGCTTTGCAGTGATTTCACGCACAGCACAACATCGTTTATTGAAGAAAACGTCAGAATGTCATCCACTTCCCCAGCACCAGTGGATATAAACTTAGCACCTGTTCTTAATCCCAAACATAATGGTAATGGAAAGCATGAATTGTACGATGTTGTTCAGTAAATAGGGTATTTTCAGTTAGTAACCTATTGTGTACTGGACACAGCATCGATTTgaaaactctgtgtgtgtgtgtgtgcatcataGATATTTAGGATGTGGATGCCTGTAGTAACTACTTGCATGGAGTGTTGTGTCAATTTCGAATTGCTTGTGGTGCAGTatcatacaaaatgtattttttcatacATGATAATAAAATCTCAAACATAAGGTTAATGTTTCCCACTTGAAAGAAACTCCATAAGCTACTTGTAGTTGACAGTTTTATATGCAATCCAAGAAGGATATACGTACCCAACAAAGAATGTATGctttccttttttatataaaatatactcGTATTTGCTGTGCTGTTTTAACCTAATGTTATGTAtgcttatttaattttatttctaacAAGTTCCTTCTTCTtaacttgtatttttttaattcggcTCTTGACAGTGTCTCAGCCAGCCAGACCCACAACTCCTCAGATTACAGCAGTGTCTCAGCCGGCCAGACCCACGACTCCTCTCACTACAGCTGCAATAGTGCCGCCACCACGACCAACCTCGCGACCAAAGCTCTCTGCAGTAAAACTTGGTGGCATCAATGAAATAGTAAGTCATGATAGATCGAAAAAGTAAAGACTGCtttgaaaactgcaaaatgtaaaaatgacaaaACCTCTTTGTCTGATAGGCTAATGTCTGCGGTCATTGACATGGCTATTCAATCTTTTTGCAGCAGATAGAGGGTTAAACCTGCCCCTTGCAGTATTAAGTTAGGACTAATCTGTCGTTTTATGAAATTTTCCAGGCCATCACCATTTTAAATTGATTAGTTCAAATTGATGTTTGTAAAACTGGCTTTTGGTGTATTATTATATGACTAATTCCTTACAAGGCCTGCGTTAGTGGGTGGTACGAACCCTGCTGTacatatttgtctgttttgtgaaCATGTTCTTGCCCTCCACTGCTTGCAGATAGAAGCAGAATAGTCTAAAAGGATACATTTCCCTTCTCATTAATATtaagaaaatgcatttgttttctaGGCCAGACCGTTTAGTCCACCGAAGATAACGAATGCCAGCCCACCCCCTGCAGCCCCCCTGGCTCGTGCAGAAAGCACTTCCTCTATATCGTCCTCCACGTCGCTCACTGCCACAAGCAACCCAGCTGTGGGTAAGTTCCATCGCAGTTCAGAGCTATGTGGTTGTGAATGTGTGTTGCAGTGTAAGAGTTTGTATAATTGGCTGGTATCCTTCGCAACACAAATTTTTACAAGCCATAGCTGTAAGCAACAGACAAAACTACCCTTTCACAATGCTGTTGTattcagggatagaaataagactccaattgcaggttttaaaacaagcttgattagccccagtgtataggtaacaagctcaggtgtgtcttattaaacttaagGAAAaacaggattggatcaaactgctatgcaatgtgagccctatttccatccctgtgtagCTAAAAGAAATATTGGAGATCCCATACAGGaattatttacattataaataGATCAAAAAGTATGCTTGATTTAGTTTATTGTATATCACAAGTCTTTGATAAACTCCTTAATAGTTTGATATTAATGACTCAGCACATACTCCTATCTAGACCAATACTAAAAGTTATTGGGCTGCTTTCAGTTGAGTaacagatttaacaaaacaacgAATTGATGTATTGGCATAGTTCTGTATATTTTGACTGCCCTACCCAAGTGTataccattttgttttttcttttaagatgGCACTGCATGATTTGCTTGtatttggtttggtttgtttttgtatttttgctttgttttgttccttttttaaaaatgtcatagaGGATGATGTGTTCATTGGGAAACTGCCTACATTTGAAAAGCGCTGTGAGACACCAGCAGGTACAGTAGCAGAAGTGAACCTGTCAATTCTGTCTCCTAACACTCTCCTACTGGATTGGCATGCTCTAACAATTGATCTAAAAATCCAGCTCCTATCTGGCTTTGTGTGAAAATCTACCGCTTTTATTAGTTATTCTGAGACCAGAACTAACCCATAAAGTTTTATTTCAGATATCAGCATGTTCCTCCTGATCATGTAGTTGGGAATGACAAATTAGTCTGCCATTGGTGTATTTTTACATTGTTTGCAATATTGAGTCATTGACATCTTATTTCAGTTTGTGACCAAAACGTAGAGAGCATAGCATCCCTGAAtagctaggttttttttttgttgtttgttttttttaacttgcatctccaaataatttgttttatttgcatgAGTATATTTTGATATTTATCTGGACTTTTGCCCTCTTGTAAAAGAGATTGAATCTCAAAAGAATTTCCTGGATAAATAAAAGTTGAATAGATACATAAAAACAAATCACTCGGCAATAACACCTGTTGTAATTAGGGGTGCACCAATAATcggtagcctatcggcatggcaccgatataagaaaaaaaaaaatccacgatcagcagtttttgttattttagctgaTTTAATGTACACAGATATTCATGCATGAATTTATTCCAACACAGAATTGAATGTTTGGTCAGGCTCGCTTACTATACTAATGATGCAAGAACACTGAGACCGTCATATTCCCAGTGCTCAAAAGAGCTGTGtgttttggatgttttttttttaaatatctgaaggcAACAATAGGATAgtgagttgtgtgcagcagaacagacttgatgctacattaaatcaaACAATGAACttgagtagaatattattctgatgctttttaAAGAGTTCTCTTCTTTTGAATATTTAAGACACCTGCCCATGCTGCTCAACACTCTCCGCGTccaaacagcaaaacaagtccTCTTAGTTCGTGCAGACTGCCGggttgttacattattattattattattattattattattattattattattattatacagtgtaCTTCAAAATGgcattttgtaatttgtgtttaccctgtttaatctgcattggttgtgGGTGTATTTGGCAGAATTTTGAAGCAGAAATTGATTACTGTGCTGTCTTTAtttaagtaacaaattcaagttggACTGAATTTTGTAACTGGAAATTTAAccggaatctttttttttctttttattaagtgaacaatttaagttgtgctgcatttttagcagtgtatcttttaaaataagaatttaacgaACGTTGatgtagttgacattgcgtaggctacaattttattttctaatgtactgtataggtagaagttataatacgcaatgtttgacagTATGTGGCTATCAAAGTTAAGggtcatatatttttttctacagaactgtttttactagtacaaatgcaaaatgttccttttttaacatttataataataaaacagtataaATATAGGCCCTGTGCCTTGTTCTATTAGTTTACAATAgccttgttctagtagtttacaatagcttaacTGCTCCATTATCAGTATCCGctgatatgggtagataaccatcggctatcAATATCAGCCAAAAAAGTCTTTATTGGTGCACCCCTATTTGTAATGCTAAAGGAATCCTAACCTAACTTGAATTTATTATAGTATTACTGAATATACAAAGTGTGTAACGCCCGAATGCGTTTTCTAGCTGAACATTAATCCTGAAAGTAATGATTGAAGCAGGGTACAGAGAAAGCATGCCTAGGCACATTGCTGAACCTTGACAGAATGCGTTCTACCTACGTAACTGCTTCGACCTCTGTCTCAAGAGCATGCTTGCTATGTTTAAGGAATAAGTGGACTTGTGTGCATGAAACCCTAGTGAGAAAGGCTGCCATAGACACGAGCTTCAAATGAATTTGTTAAAATGCTGAATATGAAATCAGATCTTAAGATTGTGCTGTAACATGTGGCCATTATTTGTGAGGACGGTTTGTGTGGGCTGTAGCTGGAGTTCTGCTGAATGAAATGGTCTGGTTGTGCTGTCTGTGACCCAAGCGTCATTTTTGTACCACTCTCGGCTACAACAATCATTACACTTGGGATGTACAGTACTTGAACAAACTAAATTCAGACCCGCTTTATCCAGTATTTGTAATCGCATGTGCCAGAAGTGCAGCTGACATTGATAATGTTATTTCACAGTTACACTTCCATGCAAGACCCTGTTTTTTAAATAGCAGCATCATATTCATAAATGTCTTCCCTACACACTTTATAACCCTTTCCGTTGCATGTAATCTTGAGCATGATATCcatgtactgtagtttgtaaaaaATGTTAAGAGCATGTTGTTTATAATCCTGCCCTTCCCCCATTTCCATTTATATATAGCgctttttaacttattttttttattacactatTCTCATATTCATGTTCTGTTAATATTTTTTGAATCTTCTATTCTGTTTCACTGTAGGGATTTCTCGGGGCCCCAGTCCAATTAGCCTTGGATCTCTGGACTCGTTACCTATTGCAGCAGCCTTCACTGAGTCTGTCAACGCCTACTTCAAAGGAGCAGACCCCTCTAAGTTAGTGTCACatgactagttttttttttttttttattaccagccCTAAGAGCAGTTTAATAACTCAGGCAGTATAGGCAGATAAGGTAGGTCAAGGGGAATCTTGACACATTTCTTTGACTAAAACAGAGCAGTTGCCAGACAGGGTGATGCCAAATGCGCAACCATCTTCACTTTTCCAGACAATGTTTGAAACTGTCCTAGTCTTTTAAGATGTGCAATGTCCTTTATTAAACCGgaataagacaaaaaaaataatactttaattTTGAAGTTGACGGTTTCTTTTTTCTATATATAAATGGTTCTATTGCTACTTTATGACAGCAACATCATGGTTgctatattattttgtaattctAGTGTTGGTTGTTTTCTCTTCCTTGTCCAGGTGCATTGTAAAAATTACAGGGGACATGACTGTGTCCTTCCCTACTGGAATTATCAAGATTTTTACCAGCAACCCATCACCACCAGTACTGAGCTTCAAGTTAAAGAACACGAGCAAACTTGAGCAGATTCTTCCAAACCAGCAACTTCTGTACAGGTAGATAAATCCGAGAACTTGTTCAAAAGACCTATAGAGGattttaactctttcaacactgcagacctgcaacCTAATATTGTAATGTACATCTCTGTCCATGCTTAAAACACTAAAACAATGTAACTGGTAAAACTAGGGTGTCTATAAAGTTACTTTGTTGTAAATAGGTACAGTTTTGTTCATCTTGGTTCACTTTGTGTTTAACTGAATCATCCACATGTTCACTTAGAGAGTGGTATTGTCTCTATGCTGTGGTAGTGTTGAGGCTGTGTACAGTTTGTTTGAGCAAacaggtttatttttgtattttagtgaCCCATCACAAAGTGATTCTAATACCCAGGACTTCTGGATGAATATGCAAGCCCTTACTGCCTACCTCAGAAAAATGTCTGAACAGAATCCCTCAGCTTCATACTACAATGTTGACATCTTAAAATACCAGGTAATCTACCGCATTCAAAAGTGGTTTGGATGACAAaaactgattttatatatatatatatatatatatataatatatatatatataaataaatggggAACACTTATCAACAGAATACAGCTagttgattttatatataaaaaaataaataaaataaatccccaagcttttattttgtaaagcacaCATCTTTGTTAAGTTAGCAATGCTTTTTCAAGAGTAGTTACAACTAGAAGGTTGTATGACTGACACAGAAATCACAACAGTGCAAATGATAATGCTCATATAACCGTTTCATAAAAGTCCTGCGATTGCGATGAGGCTGCGATGTCGCAGAGGTCGTCGCTGCGTGCTTTTCATAAAGCACTTTGCAAGTGCCGTCACTTGCGATCACTCGCGATCTGCGATGAGGGAAATCAATAACTCGGTAATGACTTTTAAGGCACAgtgaaagctattttttttttttaagaaaaaaatgatagTATTGAAATGGATGGTCAAGACAAATCCATTCTATTTGGCAAGTTTTCTGGAAGTTTAATTCACGAAGAAAAAGAACATTGCAGCTGATCACTGATGCAGTAAACAATGTTGGGGAGGAGCAAAGAACAGTAGCCGTAATAAGAAAGAAATTGATAGATCTAGCGAGCAGAACGaaattaaaaggaaaaagaaGGCAGATGAAAAAGCTTTAAAGTTGATTGAGGACCTCACTGTCGACAGAAATTTGGAGCTGTGTAGAAGTGACAGGCTGTACTTTGAAGTtctatacatgcatacatacatacatatggaaagcccttcttcagctgtgtagaaaaagCAAATGCTGTGTAGTATGAACGTATAGAAAAAGTTTACTgatctgtgtttacttttctttctacacagctgaaaacGGGCTTTTAGCCAAAACGTATGTAGCCAGCTATGCACACTCGCTACATTGACACTTTTATTAGTCTTTATTAGGGGGCATGCCTGATAATCAAGCTGCGTTTAGCCTCATTATTTAAACATGTGGGGCAGGTGTCAAGGAGGTGGCTGCTGCAACAAAGCGTTGTTATTGCTGTGGTGAAGTGTAGCTGAGACGAATCGAggaaagtgtttttgtttctgtgatttggggATGTGGCAGGTTTCTTTAGATCTAGAAGTGAGGAGGCGCTTGTCACTATTTTTGTCACTTGAGTTtggtaagttttatttatttgtcatgctATTAGCATACTGAATAAATCAGTACTTTTGGTAtatgattgtatttaataaataaaccatgtttgtttttacaacttgACCTTGCTTTTATGTTTTATGAAACTTAATTTTTTGTTTGTGAGGTGCTTGCGATTTGCAAATCGTCACAAATCGCTTTTATGAAACGGACCCCAGAGGGTTAGTGTCTTTGGTGTTTTGGAGGAATGCTTTGATATGACAATCTACAATTCTGCATGTTTCTTTCCCCCATAACTATGAAGGTGAATATACAAATGTTCAAATCATTGCAACAAGTCAATCACAGTTTAGAAGTCACAAACTTTCAGAGACTAACATATGTACAAGACTACATATACAAGTAGTTGCAGCATGCTCACTTACATAAAAAAAGTCCTGTTAAGTGTTGCTTGAAGTATAAAGGTTGCATAGTGCTGTTTCAGAGATTTTTCTTAATGATAAGTATAATTTACAGttttcatttctttgttttttctagGTCGCGTCAAATGGAATCCAGTCGACTCCTCTAAATCTGGCAACATACTGGAAGTGCTCTCCAACCACAACTGACGTCCGAGTGGATTACAGATACAATCCAGAGTCCATGCTGACTCCCGGCATTCTGGCAAACGTGCAGGTTCTGGTGCCAGTCGATGGAGGAGTTACAAATATGCAGTCTCTTCCAACAGCCGTTTGGTAAACCTTATTGATATGTGGCTACTACCATCCAtgtcctttatttatttacttctgtttattttattctattcaaTATTTGCCGCCTTATGTCCGCAAACTGTAAAATAGCCAGTGCAACCCCAAAACTGCTTAACTACGTaatgaaaaacacacactatGGAGGGTCTAACTTCACCCTTGGAAATAAAAATTGCTAACCCGCAGCTTACTTTAACACACaagatttttaaattttattacagattattattatttttttatttatttatttatttatttttttaacaggaatGCAGAGCAGAAGAAAGCATTATGGAAGTTAAAAGATATATCGGAAAAATCTGAGAACGCAGGTATGTAACACACATAGGTTTAAAATGTTGCATTAATTAATGGTAAATAGTTTATGAAGGGTTGCTACTGAATGTACACAACTGAAAAAATTAAGAGCAAACCTTAAATATGGGAAAAATAACACCATGAACATAGTCAAAAAGTTTTGAAGGCCCTGAGTCTGTTCTGATGCTAGATAATGCCCATTGTCATAGAGCAGGAGACAATAGAGGTTATGGACTGGCCAGCAAGAAGACCAGACCTTAATCCCATAGAACACATTTGGGACCTAGGATGTTGTGTTCGTCAGTACTGTAACCCTCCATGTGGCATCAGCGAGCTTGGTGTTGCACTGACTGAAGAATTCCAGTTTGAAATGTTGCTGCttttaattttacactacattcaaCTGCTATGGTGATCTTTTAAAACAGATGTTTTGCCATTTTCATAGGTTCAGGATCCATGAGGGCAAAATTTGAACTTTCAGAAGGACCCACTAACCCTGCCACACTCGCAGTGCAATTCTTAAGTGAAGGAAGCACACTTTCAGGGGTAGAAATAGAGCTGGTTGGCTCTGGATACAGACTTTCCTTAACAAAGAAGAGATTTGCAACAGGTAGGAAGCTAGTTATCTTTGATCCGTATGAACTTCTTTATTTACATG encodes the following:
- the LOC117403944 gene encoding F-BAR domain only protein 2-like isoform X3 yields the protein MIMPYFVESFWGEKNSGFDVLYHNMKHGQISTKEVSDFIRERATIEEAYARSMTKLAKSASNYSQLGTFAPVWDVFKTSTEKLASCHLELVRKLQELIKEVQKYGEEQIKAHKKTKEEVASTLEAVQNIQSITQSLQKSKENYNAKSVEQERLKKEGATQKELEKAGLKTKKATESYKSYVEKYAVAKTDFEQKMSETAQKFQDIEEGHVLQMKEIIQSYSQSIEETHLQIGQVHNEFVNNMENTTVESLVQKCAETKGTGKERPGPIDFEECNIANATEGAKPRKRKTFGIPGRRKDKDTDSVESPDAESVKTSNGAPSGYYGRIDLQNANIPEVDDEGFCLKPEVNENEAKENNFFSSSDSEDDDEPRKFHVEIKPVQPNNGDHQASASIDELKASIVNITLSPSASAQMKRNSPRLSGLVTQSSSLDSQLVSGEELVKSRLQASYNNESRRVNSDLLSLDPLFGPPLESSSSSSSLSTSSTVVPTISQSFPTSVQTKDSAVCSSIATADLMLHNENSSLSSSPNASAWGVVGECFLGRQPDSGHKSPLSEHSKCPGLSTAVTMTAAPESMDILSSLSWSQCQWISFTDELMSYRHFNASPKEPQRLQSKSKANSPSSSSSSSSSSSAVKCISNHLSELCSDFTHSTTSFIEENVRMSSTSPAPVDINLAPVLNPKHNVSQPARPTTPQITAVSQPARPTTPLTTAAIVPPPRPTSRPKLSAVKLGGINEIARPFSPPKITNASPPPAAPLARAESTSSISSSTSLTATSNPAVGISRGPSPISLGSLDSLPIAAAFTESVNAYFKGADPSKCIVKITGDMTVSFPTGIIKIFTSNPSPPVLSFKLKNTSKLEQILPNQQLLYSDPSQSDSNTQDFWMNMQALTAYLRKMSEQNPSASYYNVDILKYQVASNGIQSTPLNLATYWKCSPTTTDVRVDYRYNPESMLTPGILANVQVLVPVDGGVTNMQSLPTAVWNAEQKKALWKLKDISEKSENAGSGSMRAKFELSEGPTNPATLAVQFLSEGSTLSGVEIELVGSGYRLSLTKKRFATGRYMADC